In Paenibacillus sonchi, the genomic stretch CAGCAAATGCTCCATGCCCGTTACCTGCATCTCGGACGAAGGCCCGATGCAATCCATCCCGGCGCTGAATAAAGCATATCCGTCAGGGTCAACAAACCACCAGTTCGATCCGTCGAACTCTGTCCGGAAGAAGCCGGTAGCGGGAAACCGCAGGCTCTTCCAGCCTCCGAAGGGGCTGGTTAGCCCATTCGAATCCGCATCTGGCCGCATCTGGGCAAGCTCCCCGTGTAACGCTGAGGCCATTTCCCCGGCAGAACGGGTTTTACCTTGCCATTCCTTCCAGGAGAGCTGTCCAAGCCCGTCAACATATGGTTTCGGTTCATATGTAAAATCCGGCACAGACTGTGTCAGCCGCAGCCCGGAAACTTCAAATTTCCTGGCGGATACCGAAGGTATCGTACAGATCGAGAGTCCGTCAATCCGGCTCCGGTCGACGAAGGAATCTCCTCTGAGAACAGATTGCAGCACGCCGGGAAAACGCTCCAAAAACAGCTTTTCCCCGTTTAAAGCCGCCAGCGGGAAGCAGAGCCGCGTTGTTACATGAGGCAAAACGCCATAATGAACGGAAATCGCCCGTCCGTCAGTATCCTGGAACTTGAAAATGATGACCAGCACGTCGTGGCATTCATGGTAAATATCTGCAGTCAAATATTCATAGCCGTTCCAAATATCCGGTGCATACTGCGATATATCTAGGGCTGCACCGCCTCCGTCTGAAGCTGTCTCCATCTGAAAATGATCCTCCGCCACAGTTAAAATTCTGATGCCTTCGGGGACATTGCAGAATGTGCCTGCCAAAGATAATGACATTTTTTTCTTTGCTCCTTCCATGAGATCTTAGAGTAGAACACCATTAACACGGCCTTCCCTCCGCTTCAACCGATTCGTTGCCGATCGGGAAATTTCACAAAGATTATATTCGGAATTCATCCTCAGGTCGATGCCCTAATCTGAACCATTCATACACAATTATCAAGCAGAATAATACCGTCTCTTCTTAACGCAGAAAGCCCCGGCATCATCCCGCCCCATAAACCAGCTTCCAGTTTAATACCATTGACAACCCTAAAATTCTGCATAAAACGATATACAATAATACCAATATACTTACTTGGTTATTTATTCGTCTGTAGTGTTTGCCGGTTCATGTACGGCAGCGCTCGTTATGTACAAAGGGGGCTTCGGGTTCATAATCAGCTGGATTCATGAAATGAAAAAATTCATCAGCATTATGATCTTTAGGAGGAGAATGAAATGAATCAAAAAACGCTCGTCATTACGCTGGGAGCCCTTGCTATTGCCATTAATGTCATTGCAGGAACTGTGGTCAGCAATTTAATAATCCCTTTTCTGTTTCTGGATACTGTTGGCACTATATTCATTGCCGCCGTCTTTGGCCCTTTATGGGGAGCGCTCGTCGGTCTGCTGACAAACCTTGTGCTTGGTGTAACCTCAGGGTATACAGCTATACCTTTTGCTCTTGTAAATGTCATTGTCGGTCTGGTGGTCGGCTATGCCTCCCGCAAGAAAGGCTTCACCTTCTCTTCAGCCCTGGTCTCGGGTATTATTCTGGGTATTCTATGCCCCGCCGTGGGTTCAGTGATCGCCATTGGATTGTTTGGCGGATTAACGGGCGGAGTGCAGGATGTTGCGGTGTTATGGCTCAAGCAGGCAGGAACCAGCTTGTTCGCTACCGCTTTTCTGCCGCGCCTTGGCGAGAACCTGATCGATAAAATTCTATCCGCCCTGCTTGTATATTACTTAGTCAAGAATCTGCCGCATTCTTTAATCAAGCGCCCGGCGCTTAAGAAGAAGGAGAGTTCCCGTGCAGCGTAGCAAAAAGATCATTGTAGCCTCCCACTGCGTCATCAATCAGAATGCCGTAGTGGAAGGCGAGGCTCGAAGTCCAGGCGTTATGAAAGCGGCGGTCGACTGGACTTATGAGCAGGGGTATGGGCTGTTTCAGCTGCCTTGCCCGGAATTCACCTTCCTGGGGCCGGAGCGTCCTCCAATGACGGTGGAGGAGTACGACACCCCGGAATTCCGCAGCCATAACCGCAAGATTCTCCAACCTGTTGTGGAACAGCTGAAAACCTATCAGGATCACGGGTATTCCATCGTGGGCGGACTCGGAATCTCGGGCAGCCCCTCCTGCGATCCGGGCAAAGGCGTATTTATGCGCGACTTTCTGGAGCTGGCCGCAGAGAACGGGGTAGCCATTGATTTCTTCTGGCAGATTCCCAACACCGCTGACGGAACCTTCAATCCCGGGGATTCCAATAGTGTCTACGGCCCTACCCGTACGCCTGTAATCCAAAAGGGTGATGAGAAGCAATGATACGTATCCAGGATGTCACATTTTATTATAATGAACCCGACGAAGCCTCTGGGCACGCCGGTCTGAGGCCGGCGTTATCGAAGGTATCGCTCGACATTCAGCCGGGAGAGTTCGTGGCACTGCTGGGCCGCAATGGTTCAGGCAAATCCTCGCTTTCCCGCCTGCTAAACGGCATTGAGCTGCCGACGGAGGGAACGGTGACGGTTGACGGGCGCCGGACTGCGGAGCCGCATGAAGTACAGGAGATCCGGAGGGCGGTGCAAATCGTCTTCCAGAATCCTGAGAATCAGCAGGTTGGGCTTACTGTGGGTGAGGATATTGCTTTTGGTCTTTCCAATATCGGCTGGCCGCAGCAGGAGATCCGCAGCCGGATTGCCTGGGCGCTACAGCTTGTCGGATTAGAAGCCGATGAAGAACGTCCGGTCACCCGATTATCCGGCGGTGAGAAACAGAAGCTCGCGCTCGCTTCTGTACTGGCGCTCGCCCCGCGCTATCTCATTCTGGATGAAGCCACGTCCATGCTGGACCCGGTTGCCCGCCGCCGGTTCGTGGAAACCCTGCATGAGGTGAGACAACGGGTTCCCTTTACATTGATTTATATTACCCATCATCTGGAAGAGGTAATGGGCGCAGACCGCTGGGTGCTGTTCCGTGAAGGCAGGATCATCACATCCGGACCGCCTTCAGAACTGCAGAAGGATACACAGCTGCTGCATGATTGCGGACTGGAGCTGCCCTATTATTATAAGCTTGCTGAATTGCTCCGCCGCAGCGGAATCCCTACACCTGCAACTTTAAGTGAACAAGAATTGAGAGGATTGCTATGCAGATCATCTTAGACCATGTCTCCTTCACCTATAGCAAACGGCGTAAGAACAGGCCCCTGGCCGGACCATTAGTGCTGGGGAAGCTGCAATTCACCGTGGACAAGGGCGAAATGCTGGCAGTTGCCGGCAAATCCGGTTCAGGCAAATCAACCTTCCTCCAGCTGCTGAAGGGATTTCTGTCACCGTCCGAAGGAAGCCTTTATTTGGACGGGACCGATCCCCATCTGAACCGGCAGCCGGAGCAGTTTGACCGGATCGGATTCATTTTTCAATACCCTGAACACCAGCTGTTCTCTACCACCGTGTATGAAGACATTGCCTTCGGGCTCCGGAGCGCCAAGCTGTCCCCTGAAATTCAGGAAGCCAAGGTACGCAAGGCCATGCAAGCCGTTCAACTGGATTACGGGAAATTTAAAGACCGGAGTCCGTTTGAGCTCAGCGGAGGGGAGAAACGCCGTGTAGCCATTGCAGGAGTGGTTGTCCTGGAACCGGAGGTGCTGATTCTTGACGAACCCACAGCCGGACTGGACCTGCAATCACGGACCGCGTTGTTTGATTTGCTCCATACGTTGAACCGCGAGCAGGGGATCACGATTATATGGGTCAGTCATCAGCTGGAAGAGATTCTTGAGCATGCTGCACGTATGATTGCGTTTAAGGCCGGTCAGTTTGTGGCGGATGGCGCCCCATCTGTGCTTCTGTCAGATCCGGCGCTGCTGCAGGCCTTTGACTGGGAGGAGCCGCCGGCGCTGGCCGTATCCCGGATATTGCGGGAGCTTGGGGCTGCTGTTCAAGACAACCGGCCGCTTACCGCCTTGGAGGCCGCCGGCGCCATTCTCGCTTTGCACCAGAACCGGCAAGTATCCAATTAACACTTGAAGAATCAACCAGCTTATTGTAAATGAGGAGAG encodes the following:
- a CDS encoding CD3073 family putative ECF transporter S component; the encoded protein is MNQKTLVITLGALAIAINVIAGTVVSNLIIPFLFLDTVGTIFIAAVFGPLWGALVGLLTNLVLGVTSGYTAIPFALVNVIVGLVVGYASRKKGFTFSSALVSGIILGILCPAVGSVIAIGLFGGLTGGVQDVAVLWLKQAGTSLFATAFLPRLGENLIDKILSALLVYYLVKNLPHSLIKRPALKKKESSRAA
- a CDS encoding CD3072 family TudS-related putative desulfidase; amino-acid sequence: MQRSKKIIVASHCVINQNAVVEGEARSPGVMKAAVDWTYEQGYGLFQLPCPEFTFLGPERPPMTVEEYDTPEFRSHNRKILQPVVEQLKTYQDHGYSIVGGLGISGSPSCDPGKGVFMRDFLELAAENGVAIDFFWQIPNTADGTFNPGDSNSVYGPTRTPVIQKGDEKQ
- a CDS encoding ATP-binding cassette domain-containing protein codes for the protein MIRIQDVTFYYNEPDEASGHAGLRPALSKVSLDIQPGEFVALLGRNGSGKSSLSRLLNGIELPTEGTVTVDGRRTAEPHEVQEIRRAVQIVFQNPENQQVGLTVGEDIAFGLSNIGWPQQEIRSRIAWALQLVGLEADEERPVTRLSGGEKQKLALASVLALAPRYLILDEATSMLDPVARRRFVETLHEVRQRVPFTLIYITHHLEEVMGADRWVLFREGRIITSGPPSELQKDTQLLHDCGLELPYYYKLAELLRRSGIPTPATLSEQELRGLLCRSS
- a CDS encoding ATP-binding cassette domain-containing protein → MQIILDHVSFTYSKRRKNRPLAGPLVLGKLQFTVDKGEMLAVAGKSGSGKSTFLQLLKGFLSPSEGSLYLDGTDPHLNRQPEQFDRIGFIFQYPEHQLFSTTVYEDIAFGLRSAKLSPEIQEAKVRKAMQAVQLDYGKFKDRSPFELSGGEKRRVAIAGVVVLEPEVLILDEPTAGLDLQSRTALFDLLHTLNREQGITIIWVSHQLEEILEHAARMIAFKAGQFVADGAPSVLLSDPALLQAFDWEEPPALAVSRILRELGAAVQDNRPLTALEAAGAILALHQNRQVSN